The Rhodobacter sp. CZR27 genome includes a window with the following:
- a CDS encoding UbiX family flavin prenyltransferase, with product MRVVLGVSGASGAALAPAVARHLARLGAEIDLVISKAGERTLVEEIGPDAPEALRSLATRVHGIMNVGAAIASGSFPVAGMIVAPCSMRSLAAIAHGLDDNLLTRAASVQLKERRRLVLLTRESPLTLAHLRNMTAVTEMGAIVAPPVPAFYLKPESVEAIVEQIAARAVDLMGLGRPQAQAWGEG from the coding sequence GTGAGGGTGGTTCTGGGCGTCTCGGGGGCGTCGGGTGCGGCGCTGGCCCCAGCCGTCGCGCGGCATCTGGCGCGGCTCGGCGCCGAGATCGACCTCGTCATCAGCAAGGCGGGCGAGCGCACGCTGGTCGAGGAGATCGGCCCCGACGCCCCTGAGGCGCTCCGCAGCCTCGCCACCCGCGTCCATGGCATCATGAACGTGGGCGCCGCCATCGCCTCGGGCTCGTTTCCCGTGGCGGGGATGATCGTCGCGCCCTGCTCGATGCGCTCGCTGGCGGCCATCGCGCACGGGCTGGACGACAACCTGCTGACGCGCGCCGCCTCGGTCCAGCTGAAGGAGCGGCGCCGGCTGGTGCTGCTGACGCGGGAAAGCCCGCTGACGCTGGCGCACCTGCGGAACATGACGGCGGTGACCGAGATGGGCGCCATCGTCGCCCCGCCGGTCCCCGCCTTCTACCTGAAGCCCGAGAGCGTCGAGGCCATCGTCGAGCAGATCGCCGCCCGCGCTGTGGACCTCATGGGCCTCGGCCGTCCGCAGGCACAGGCCTGGGGCGAGGGCTGA
- the lhgO gene encoding L-2-hydroxyglutarate oxidase, with amino-acid sequence MITSDFVIIGGGIVGLASALRLQTLHPGASILVLEKEAAVAQHQSGRNSGVIHAGVYYAPGSHKARFCAKGVASTRAFCDEHAIPYRICGKLIVATDPSELERMATLESRARANGIVIERLSGEEARRLEPNIKAVAALLSPTTGIVDYGLVAARMAELFRDRGGQIRLGAEVLGGLESEAGVTLRTTGGDISAGKAVFCGGLHADRLARAFGASLDFRIVPFRGEYFAIRNQPDDLVQHLIYPVPDPSRPFLGVHLTRKMNGGFTVGPNAVLALKREGYRHGDVSLKDMGDSLSYPGFWKLMRRNAGAAVEELSASLVRSLYLRKVHKYCDRIRQQDLAPYRAGVRAQAVGADGRMIDDFVFVRTRHALHVCNAPSPAATSCLPIAEHIVDELMT; translated from the coding sequence TTGATTACCAGCGATTTTGTCATCATCGGCGGCGGCATCGTCGGGCTTGCCTCCGCCCTCAGGCTTCAGACCCTTCATCCCGGCGCGAGCATCCTCGTCCTCGAGAAGGAAGCGGCTGTCGCGCAACACCAGTCGGGGAGGAACTCGGGCGTGATCCACGCCGGCGTCTACTATGCCCCCGGCAGCCACAAGGCGCGCTTTTGCGCCAAGGGCGTCGCCTCGACCCGCGCGTTCTGCGACGAGCATGCCATCCCCTACCGCATCTGCGGCAAGCTGATCGTGGCGACCGATCCATCGGAACTTGAACGCATGGCGACGCTCGAGTCCCGGGCGCGGGCGAACGGCATCGTCATCGAGCGGCTCTCGGGTGAGGAGGCGCGCCGGCTGGAGCCGAACATCAAGGCGGTGGCGGCGCTCCTGTCGCCCACTACAGGCATCGTCGATTACGGCCTCGTGGCCGCGCGCATGGCCGAGCTGTTCCGCGACCGCGGTGGGCAGATCCGCCTGGGAGCGGAGGTGCTGGGCGGCTTGGAAAGCGAGGCGGGCGTCACCCTGCGCACCACCGGCGGAGACATCTCAGCCGGGAAGGCCGTGTTCTGCGGCGGTCTTCACGCCGACCGGCTGGCGCGGGCCTTCGGCGCCAGCCTCGATTTCCGCATCGTGCCGTTCCGGGGCGAGTATTTCGCGATCAGGAACCAGCCCGACGATCTGGTGCAGCACCTGATCTACCCGGTGCCCGATCCGTCGCGGCCGTTCCTCGGCGTCCATCTCACGCGCAAGATGAACGGCGGCTTCACCGTCGGCCCGAACGCGGTGCTGGCCCTGAAGCGCGAGGGCTACCGCCACGGCGACGTCTCGCTGAAGGACATGGGCGACAGCCTGTCCTACCCGGGCTTCTGGAAGCTGATGCGTCGGAACGCCGGTGCCGCGGTCGAGGAGCTTTCGGCCTCGCTGGTCCGCTCGCTCTACCTGCGCAAGGTGCACAAGTATTGCGACCGGATCCGGCAGCAGGATCTGGCGCCCTATCGCGCCGGGGTGAGGGCTCAGGCGGTGGGCGCGGACGGGCGGATGATCGACGACTTCGTCTTCGTCCGCACGCGCCACGCGCTTCATGTCTGCAACGCGCCCTCGCCGGCGGCGACCTCTTGCCTGCCGATTGCCGAGCATATCGTGGACGAGCTGATGACCTGA
- a CDS encoding AAA family ATPase, with protein sequence MQDQSETVRFLADPATHGGVPVEVVETHGALVFLVGDAAYKIKRAVRYDYMDLSTLDRRHAMLARELELNRPAAPRIYRDLLAVTRDGGGLALGGPGEPVEWVLRMWRFPTADELLAVAERGALDDRLAARLGHRLQAYHRAAPRRDADGTRLIADILDELARVFADMTEALGAERIARFQTDARTALDRLAPLLSARSASGHVRRGHGDLHLRNLVLIDGEPVPFDALEFDETLGTCDVLYDLAFLLMDLDHRGLRRAANVALGAWLLDADGAEDAGLAALPLFLAVRAAIRAMVLVQTDVARGTPRASEGEARRFLDEACGALSLRPPKLVAVGGVSGTGKTALAAALAPWLGQAPGAIHLRSDLERKAMSGVGETQRLPGADYAAARRTAVYRRMMGRARTILSAGWPVVLDATFLDRGNRRAAADLAAGLGLSFHGLWLAAPAEVLVARVSARQGDASDADAEVVKAQLARHPEAGDWTALDAERPLDQVETAARSALGLC encoded by the coding sequence ATGCAGGACCAGAGCGAGACGGTGCGCTTCCTTGCCGATCCGGCAACGCATGGCGGGGTGCCGGTCGAGGTGGTGGAAACCCACGGCGCGCTGGTCTTCCTGGTGGGCGATGCGGCCTACAAGATCAAGCGGGCGGTCCGCTACGACTACATGGATCTCTCGACGCTCGACCGGCGCCATGCGATGCTTGCGCGCGAACTGGAACTCAACCGGCCGGCCGCGCCGCGGATCTACCGCGACCTGCTGGCCGTCACCCGCGACGGAGGCGGTCTTGCGCTGGGCGGCCCGGGCGAGCCGGTGGAATGGGTGCTGCGGATGTGGCGCTTCCCGACGGCTGACGAACTTCTCGCCGTGGCCGAGCGCGGCGCGCTGGACGACAGGCTGGCCGCCCGACTGGGGCACCGATTGCAGGCCTATCACCGCGCGGCGCCCCGGCGCGACGCGGACGGGACGCGCCTGATCGCCGACATCCTCGACGAGTTGGCGCGGGTCTTTGCGGACATGACAGAAGCTCTGGGAGCCGAGCGGATCGCGCGGTTCCAGACGGACGCGCGGACAGCCCTGGACCGGCTTGCACCGCTTCTTAGCGCACGCAGCGCATCGGGACATGTCCGGCGCGGCCATGGCGACCTGCACCTGAGGAACCTGGTCCTGATCGACGGCGAGCCCGTGCCTTTCGACGCGCTGGAGTTCGACGAGACGCTCGGCACCTGCGACGTGCTCTACGACCTGGCTTTCCTGCTGATGGACCTGGACCACCGCGGCCTGCGCCGCGCGGCGAACGTCGCACTGGGGGCGTGGCTTCTGGACGCGGATGGCGCCGAGGATGCAGGACTGGCCGCGCTGCCGCTGTTTCTCGCGGTGCGGGCTGCCATCCGGGCGATGGTGCTGGTGCAGACCGATGTCGCGCGCGGCACCCCCCGCGCGTCAGAGGGCGAGGCACGCCGCTTCCTCGACGAGGCCTGCGGCGCGCTCAGCCTCCGGCCTCCGAAGCTGGTCGCCGTGGGTGGCGTCTCCGGTACCGGGAAGACGGCGCTTGCGGCGGCGCTGGCCCCTTGGCTCGGGCAGGCACCCGGCGCCATTCACCTGCGCAGCGATCTTGAACGCAAGGCGATGTCGGGCGTGGGCGAGACGCAACGGCTGCCCGGGGCGGATTATGCCGCCGCGCGCCGGACCGCGGTCTACCGGCGAATGATGGGCAGGGCCAGGACGATCCTCTCGGCCGGCTGGCCGGTCGTGCTGGATGCGACCTTCCTCGATCGAGGGAACCGGCGGGCGGCGGCCGATCTGGCCGCCGGGCTCGGGCTGTCCTTCCACGGGCTCTGGCTTGCGGCGCCCGCCGAGGTTCTCGTCGCGCGGGTGTCGGCCCGGCAGGGGGACGCCTCGGATGCCGATGCCGAGGTGGTGAAAGCGCAGCTTGCGCGGCATCCCGAGGCCGGCGACTGGACCGCGCTCGACGCGGAGCGACCGCTCGATCAGGTCGAGACGGCGGCCCGCTCGGCGCTCGGCCTGTGTTGA
- a CDS encoding phasin family protein, producing MTFSKRPDTTGSAPATADLRQTATAFQAGPAVAFDLWNRLTNEMMQFAADRVCETVKTQQQMLQCRNFAELAHLRAHWWQRAIDQYTEEAGRLTGIWTETLDRSFAIRTL from the coding sequence ATGACGTTCTCGAAGAGACCTGACACCACCGGCTCCGCTCCTGCCACCGCAGACCTTCGCCAGACGGCGACGGCCTTTCAGGCCGGCCCGGCCGTAGCCTTCGATTTGTGGAACCGGCTGACCAACGAGATGATGCAGTTCGCGGCCGATCGCGTCTGCGAGACCGTCAAGACCCAGCAGCAGATGCTTCAGTGCCGCAACTTCGCCGAGCTTGCGCATCTGCGGGCGCATTGGTGGCAGAGGGCGATCGACCAGTACACCGAGGAGGCCGGGCGCCTCACCGGGATCTGGACGGAGACACTCGACCGGTCGTTCGCGATCAGAACCTTGTGA
- a CDS encoding endonuclease/exonuclease/phosphatase family protein, with protein MPAAEITVASYNIHKGIGTDRRRDLLRTATVIAELDADIVALQEADRRFGDRAGLLDLDMLRRETGLEAVKVEGRGRAHGWHGNLLLVRDAAVEQVQKIVLPGFEPRGALMIDLAMRGRSIRVIAAHLGLLPGSRAAQTRHLLERIEASDPLPTLLMGDLNEWRGTSGAAMNHLARHFTGAAVVRSYPSRFPILALDRLMTCKHGELHDVVTHDTPLARRASDHLPIKARLRLPARIAAAS; from the coding sequence ATGCCTGCTGCCGAAATCACCGTCGCCTCCTACAACATCCACAAGGGGATCGGCACCGACAGGCGCCGGGATCTTCTGCGAACCGCCACCGTGATCGCCGAACTCGACGCCGACATCGTAGCCCTGCAGGAGGCCGACCGGCGCTTCGGCGACCGGGCGGGCCTTCTCGACCTCGACATGCTGCGACGCGAGACCGGGCTCGAGGCCGTCAAGGTCGAGGGCCGCGGCCGGGCGCATGGCTGGCACGGCAACCTGCTGCTCGTCCGCGACGCGGCGGTGGAGCAGGTCCAGAAGATCGTGCTTCCCGGCTTCGAGCCGCGCGGGGCGCTGATGATCGACCTTGCGATGCGCGGCCGGTCGATCCGGGTGATCGCCGCCCATCTCGGGCTGCTGCCCGGATCGCGCGCGGCGCAGACCCGCCACCTGCTCGAACGGATCGAGGCGAGCGATCCGCTCCCCACGCTGCTCATGGGCGACCTGAACGAATGGCGCGGCACCTCGGGCGCGGCAATGAACCACCTCGCGCGCCACTTCACCGGTGCGGCAGTGGTCAGAAGCTACCCCTCGCGGTTTCCGATCCTGGCGCTGGACCGACTGATGACCTGCAAGCATGGCGAACTGCACGACGTCGTGACCCATGACACCCCGCTGGCGCGGCGGGCCTCGGACCACCTGCCGATCAAGGCCCGGCTGCGCCTGCCGGCCCGGATCGCGGCCGCATCATGA
- a CDS encoding phosphatidylserine/phosphatidylglycerophosphate/cardiolipin synthase family protein — translation MIEGWLGALFWVMLAAAAVAALSTLTWRSWRRFARKARGPVTMALPKTGPLTPLDALFAPLEAGNPGKSGILALIDNPDAYAARAHSARMAGRSLDLMYYIWRTDLTGWLLIEELLEAASRGVRVRLLLDDVNVQGFDRAFLALNQHPNVEVRLFNPTRNRGHVARRSLEMLLGLSRFNRRMHNKAWIADGRLAILGGRNIGDTYYDAEESGLAMSRDADVMLTGPVVAEVEGLFDSYWNLGLALPILTLWPEFKVNVHAFRRRMARHNRSPHARSFLARTLQGRDPAQLLTSRLRWTDRVTLLADPPDKALGHRSGPWMGEAITALLREAKEEVRLVTPYFVPGNDGCDLLTGIARMGLRLSILTNALSVTDMVLVHGAYRHYRLPLLKAGARLFEFGPLPRATGRRDLLHTKVFLIDGRQAVVGSLNFDLRSAFMNTELGVLFEEPDVFAELSTMFDRQCAPDQAHCLSLERGRLRWSVIRGGENGVARFEPDSPVVLRAVSWVVGHLPIQSYL, via the coding sequence ATGATCGAGGGCTGGCTGGGCGCGCTCTTCTGGGTGATGCTCGCCGCTGCCGCCGTGGCGGCGCTCTCGACGCTGACCTGGCGCTCGTGGCGGCGCTTCGCGCGCAAGGCGCGTGGGCCCGTAACCATGGCGCTGCCGAAAACCGGGCCGCTCACGCCGCTCGACGCGCTGTTCGCGCCGCTCGAGGCGGGCAATCCCGGCAAGTCGGGCATCCTCGCGCTGATCGACAACCCTGACGCCTATGCCGCCCGCGCGCATTCGGCACGGATGGCAGGGCGCTCGCTCGACCTGATGTATTATATCTGGCGCACCGACCTGACCGGCTGGCTGCTGATCGAGGAGCTTCTGGAAGCCGCCAGCCGCGGCGTGCGGGTGCGGCTGCTGCTGGACGACGTGAACGTGCAGGGCTTCGACCGCGCCTTCCTGGCGCTGAACCAGCACCCGAACGTCGAGGTTCGCCTGTTCAACCCGACCCGCAACCGCGGCCATGTCGCCCGGCGCTCGCTCGAGATGCTGCTGGGGCTGTCACGCTTCAACCGCCGCATGCACAACAAGGCCTGGATCGCCGACGGGCGGCTGGCCATCCTCGGCGGCCGCAACATCGGAGACACCTATTACGACGCCGAGGAAAGCGGCCTTGCGATGTCGCGGGATGCCGATGTGATGCTGACCGGGCCGGTGGTGGCCGAGGTCGAGGGCCTGTTCGACAGCTACTGGAACCTTGGCCTCGCCCTGCCCATCCTGACGCTCTGGCCCGAGTTCAAGGTCAACGTGCATGCGTTCCGCCGCCGGATGGCGCGGCACAACCGCTCGCCCCACGCGCGATCCTTCCTGGCCCGCACGCTGCAGGGGCGAGATCCGGCGCAGCTTCTGACCTCGCGGCTGCGCTGGACCGACCGCGTGACCCTGCTGGCCGATCCTCCCGACAAGGCGCTCGGCCATCGCTCCGGTCCCTGGATGGGCGAGGCGATCACGGCACTGCTCCGCGAGGCGAAGGAGGAGGTGCGCCTTGTCACGCCCTATTTCGTGCCGGGCAACGATGGCTGCGACCTGCTGACCGGCATCGCGCGCATGGGCTTGCGGCTCTCGATCCTGACGAACGCGCTGTCGGTCACCGACATGGTGCTCGTCCATGGCGCCTATCGCCATTACCGGCTGCCGCTGCTGAAGGCGGGGGCGCGGCTCTTCGAGTTCGGGCCCTTGCCGCGCGCCACGGGGCGGCGCGACCTGCTTCACACCAAGGTCTTCCTGATCGACGGCCGGCAGGCGGTGGTGGGATCGCTGAACTTCGACCTGCGCTCGGCCTTCATGAACACGGAACTGGGGGTGCTGTTCGAGGAGCCCGACGTCTTCGCCGAACTCTCCACGATGTTCGATCGGCAATGCGCGCCCGATCAGGCGCACTGCCTGTCGCTGGAGCGCGGGCGGCTGCGCTGGTCCGTCATCCGTGGCGGCGAAAACGGGGTCGCGCGGTTCGAGCCGGACTCGCCCGTGGTGCTGCGCGCGGTTTCGTGGGTGGTCGGGCACCTGCCGATCCAGAGCTATCTCTGA
- a CDS encoding cytochrome c, giving the protein MKRVLLSTLVAALPVVAMAADAEHVVEARKGYFSLVAIEFGPLAAMAKGEMPYDADAAKAHAADLVALTKYDPSDLYAPGTSADDVKGTRAKAAIWTDTEAYKGKGMAFFEAIAALEPAAGAGQKELAAAVGKVGGTCKGCHDDFRAKD; this is encoded by the coding sequence ATGAAACGAGTTCTGCTGTCCACCCTGGTGGCCGCCCTTCCCGTCGTTGCGATGGCTGCCGATGCCGAACATGTCGTCGAGGCCCGCAAGGGGTATTTCTCGCTCGTCGCGATCGAGTTCGGCCCGCTGGCCGCCATGGCCAAGGGCGAGATGCCCTATGACGCCGATGCCGCCAAGGCCCATGCGGCCGACCTCGTCGCGCTGACGAAATACGACCCCTCGGACCTCTACGCCCCCGGCACCTCGGCCGATGACGTGAAGGGCACCCGCGCCAAGGCGGCGATCTGGACCGACACGGAGGCCTACAAGGGCAAGGGCATGGCCTTCTTCGAAGCCATCGCCGCGCTGGAGCCCGCGGCCGGTGCCGGTCAGAAAGAGCTTGCCGCCGCGGTCGGCAAGGTCGGCGGCACCTGCAAGGGCTGCCACGACGACTTCCGCGCGAAGGACTGA
- a CDS encoding cytochrome b/b6 domain-containing protein → MSSPDTRSAIETVRIWDPALRVFHWALAAAVILAWGLGEFGPDVMTLHFYAGYAVIGLLAFRLIWALVGPRPARFSSFVYRPREILAYAAEAWRRKPSYWRGHNPLGGLFIVAVLLALALQALSGLVADPEDFVNVGPLAASVPAWVSRKALLVHEVMGSVILGLVALHLAAIAFYKLWKGEDLVRPMLTGLKTVRRT, encoded by the coding sequence ATGAGCAGCCCGGACACCCGCTCCGCCATCGAGACCGTCCGCATCTGGGACCCGGCACTCCGGGTCTTCCACTGGGCACTGGCTGCCGCCGTGATCCTCGCCTGGGGACTCGGAGAGTTCGGCCCGGACGTGATGACGCTGCATTTCTATGCCGGCTACGCGGTGATCGGGCTGCTTGCCTTCCGCCTGATCTGGGCGCTGGTCGGTCCCCGGCCCGCCCGCTTCTCGAGCTTCGTCTACCGCCCGCGCGAGATCCTCGCCTATGCGGCCGAGGCCTGGCGGCGCAAGCCCTCCTACTGGCGCGGGCACAACCCGCTGGGCGGCCTCTTCATCGTGGCAGTGCTTCTGGCGCTGGCGCTTCAGGCCCTGTCGGGGCTGGTCGCCGACCCCGAGGATTTCGTGAACGTCGGCCCGCTGGCGGCCTCGGTGCCGGCCTGGGTCTCGCGCAAGGCGCTTCTGGTGCACGAGGTCATGGGCAGCGTCATCCTCGGCCTCGTCGCGCTGCATCTGGCGGCCATCGCCTTCTACAAGCTCTGGAAGGGCGAGGATCTGGTGCGCCCGATGCTGACCGGCCTCAAGACCGTGCGGCGCACCTGA
- a CDS encoding L-fuculose-phosphate aldolase, producing the protein MQADELAKRKAIIDACLEMNRSGLNQGTSGNISVRHGEGLLITPTAMAYGSLEPEDIVYLAMDGTATGRHKPSSEWRFHRDILAARPETNAVVHAHPLACTTLAILNRPIPAVHYMIAAAGGPTVRVAPYAIYGSEELSQHAVAALEGRFACLLEHHGMIAIGPTLARTMWIAEEVETLAKQYLGCLQLGEVRLLSDEQIAAVVEKFAGYGLRA; encoded by the coding sequence ATGCAGGCGGACGAGCTGGCGAAACGCAAGGCGATCATTGACGCCTGTCTCGAGATGAACCGCTCGGGGCTGAACCAGGGCACCTCGGGCAATATCTCGGTCCGGCACGGCGAGGGGCTGCTGATCACGCCGACCGCCATGGCCTATGGCTCGCTTGAGCCCGAGGACATCGTGTATCTGGCGATGGACGGCACGGCGACCGGACGGCACAAGCCGTCGAGCGAGTGGCGCTTTCACCGCGACATCCTTGCCGCGCGACCCGAGACGAATGCGGTCGTCCATGCCCATCCGCTGGCCTGCACGACGCTTGCCATCCTGAACCGGCCGATCCCAGCGGTGCATTACATGATCGCGGCGGCGGGCGGCCCGACGGTGCGCGTGGCGCCCTATGCGATCTATGGCTCCGAGGAGCTGTCGCAGCATGCCGTTGCGGCGCTGGAGGGGCGCTTTGCCTGCCTGCTGGAGCATCACGGGATGATCGCCATCGGCCCCACGCTTGCCCGCACCATGTGGATCGCCGAGGAGGTCGAGACGCTGGCGAAGCAGTATCTGGGCTGCCTGCAACTGGGAGAGGTCCGGCTGCTGTCGGACGAGCAGATCGCCGCCGTGGTGGAGAAGTTCGCGGGCTACGGCCTGCGCGCCTGA